Proteins from one Panicum virgatum strain AP13 chromosome 7K, P.virgatum_v5, whole genome shotgun sequence genomic window:
- the LOC120642743 gene encoding uncharacterized protein LOC120642743, producing MALLAPHVGALRSKAVELRWREQKHWNFNFFCSRAVEASLRPRFFHVAENLFLWRSGRQMLRVLVVNSINSPPSPLHLLVLLHCLACLASCSPSTTTAMAHSLFGFDLNVRLEDDDDGNVPLDVNEHEDDDGNAGFDLNEPVHDEHGNGFDLNLPLDEFGAVDFDYVQNLADHAEQVNQLKHDYSNHVRQQVYQALLMRSKNGKLGKNDTTIVGQQFGVKIRTVQRIWEQGKEQLAQNIPVNVHNRKRGRSGRKAIPIDLEKLRDIPLKNRMTIEDVARELGVNKSRIQSYLRKGQLRRHSSSIKPYLTSANKETRLKWCIDMIDQGLLDDPKFKDLFDFVFIDEKWFYLHQKSERYYLLPDEDEPHRTCKNKNYIPRIMFLCVVARPRFRDGVCVFDGKIGCFPLVTVERAIRGSHNRLRGEQVIKPIQSITRDVIRDFMINRVLPAIKAKWPREDVHKPIFIQQDNAPSHLKVNDPQFCEIAKQDGFDIRLICQPANSPDFNILDLGFFRAIQAIQYEKNAKTLTDLIPVVQEAFLEYSPWKANRIFLTLQTVLKKAMEIKGCNNIKIPHLQKQRLERQDRLPLQIPCEASLLAEALASLPS from the exons ATGGCACTGTTGGCCCCGCACGTTGGCGCGCTCAGAAGCAAAGCAGTGGAATTACGTTGGCGCGAGCAGAAGCACTggaatttcaattttttttgttctcgCGCTGTAGAGGCTAGTTTGAGGCCGCGTTTTTTCCATGTGGCCGAAAATTTGTTCCTTTGGCGCTCTGGACGGCAGATGCTTCGAGTGCTCGTTGTTAATTCTATTAATAGCCCTCCTTCACCCCTTCATCTACTAGTACTACTCCATTGCCTTGCTTGCTTAGCTAGCTGTTCTCCTTCCACTACTACGGCAATGGCTCATTCCTTGTTTGGCTTTGATCTCAACGTTCGTTTagaggacgatgacgacggcaacGTTCCCTTGGATGTCAACGAGCATGAAGATGACGATGGCAACGCTGGCTTTGATCTGAACGAGCCTGTACATGATGAGCATGGCAACG GATTCGATTTGAACTTGCCACTTGATGAATTTGGAGCTGTTGATTTTGATTATGTACAAAACCTAGCTG ATCATGCCGAACAAGTGAACCAACTGAAGCATGATTATTCTAATCATGTTAGACAACAAGTGTACCAAGCTCTGTTGATGAGAAGCAAGAATGGGAAACTTGGCAAGAACGACACAACAATTGTTGGTCAACAATTTGGAGTAAAGATTAGAACAGTTCAGCGCATATGGGAGCAAGGTAAAGAACAACTTGCTCAAAATATTCCTGTCAATGTTCATAATCGAAAGAGAGGTAGAAGTGGTCGTAAAGCAATCCCTATTGACTTGGAAAAATTGAGGGACATTCCTCTGAAAAATAGAATGACGATAGAAGATGTGGCTAGAGAACTTGGTGTTAACAAATCTAGGATACAAAGTTATTTGAGAAAGGGCCAGCTTAGGCGCCACTCTAGTAGCATCAAACCTTACCTCACTAGTGCTAACAAGGAGACTAGGTTGAAGTGGTGCATTGACATGATTGACCAAGGTTTGCTTGATGATCCAAAGTTCAAGGATTTGTTTGACTTTGTGTTTATTGATGAGAAATGGTTCTATCTCCATCAAAAATCTGAGAGATACTACTTGCTACCCGATGAAGACGAACCACACCGCACTTGCAAGAACAAGAATTACATCCCTAGGAtaatgtttttgtgtgttgttGCTCGGCCAAGATTTAGAGATGGAGTATGTGTGTTTGATGGCAAAATAGGTTGTTTCCCACTAGTTACTGTTGAGCGAGCTATTAGAGGTAGTCATAATCGGCTGCGTGGTGAGCAAGTAATCAAGCCAATCCAATCAATCACAAGGGATGTCATAAGAGATTTCATGATAAATAGAGTGTTGCCGGCAATTAAAGCAAAGTGGCCAAGAGAAGATGTGCACAAGccaattttcatacaacaagaTAATGCTCCAAGCCATTTAAAAGTGAATGATCCTCAGTTTTGTGAGATTGCAAAGCAAGATGGGTTTGACATTAGGCTTATATGCCAGCCAGCCAATTCTCCAGATTTTAACATTCTAGATTTGGGTTTCTTTCGAGCTATACAAGCGATTCAATACGAGAAAAATGCTAAGACATTGACAGATCTAATTCCAGTAGTGCAAGAG GCATTCTTGGAGTACAGTCCATGGAAAGCAAACAGGATATTTCTAACACTACAAACTGTTTTGAAGAAAGCAATGGAGATTAAAGGTTGCAACAATATAAAGATTCCTCACTTGCAGAAACAAAGACTAGAGAGGCAAGATAGGCTGCCATTGCAAATTCCTTGTGAAGCTTCATTGCTAGCCGAAGCACTTGCTAGTCTCCCTTCATGA
- the LOC120642744 gene encoding putative cis-zeatin O-glucosyltransferase: MESPVAVVAVPFPAQGHLNQLLHLSLHLASRGLPVHFAAPAEHVRQAKARLHGWGADALRGIQFHELAISDYESLPPDPAADSPYPSHLLPLFEAFVADAPAALAALLRGISASHRRVVVLYDVITAFAAEEAALLPNGEGFAFHCTAASILAKGLDYDGRLGFQQRMTDSHGFADIPAPGFVPNKYLEFVGKHARCHQTIPSSAGVIMNTSRALEGEFIDFVTQLLGAAGKKVFSIGPLNPVVDANASEQVAKRHGCLDWLDKQPAASVLYVSFGSVSSLRGEQIEELAAALRDSKQRFIWVLRDADRGNVFADSGESRHAKFMSEFTKQTEGTGLLITDWAPQLEILAHPATAAFLSHCGWNSTMESMSYGKPILAWPMHSDQAWDAELVCKYLKTGFLVRPCEKHAEVIPAADIREVIEKILVSEEGLAVRQRAVALGEAVRASVATGGSSQKELEDFVAHITR, translated from the coding sequence ATGGAGTCGCCTGTCGCCGTGGTGGCGGTGCCGTTCCCGGCGCAGGGCCACCTGAACCAGCTGCTGCACCTGTCGCTGCACCTCGCCTCGCGCGGCCTGCCCGTGCACTTCGCGGCGCCCGCGGAGCACGTCCGCCAGGCCAAGGCGCGCCTCCACGGCTGGGGCGCCGACGCCCTCCGCGGCATCCAGTTCCACGAGCTCGCCATCTCCGACTACGAATCCCTGCCCCCCGACCCCGCTGCGGACTCGCCCTACCCCTCCCACCTCCTGCCCCTCTTCGAGGCGTTCGTCGCCGACGCGCCTGCCGCGCTCGCGGCCCTCCTCCGCGGGATCTCCGCCTCCCACCGCCGCGTCGTCGTCCTCTACGACGTCATCACCGCCTTcgccgcggaggaggccgcgctgCTGCCCAACGGCGAGGGGTTCGCGTTCCACTGCACCGCCGCGTCAATCCTCGCCAAGGGGTTGGATTACGATGGAAGGTTGGGGTTCCAGCAGCGAATGACCGATTCGCACGGCTTCGCCGACATCCCAGCCCCGGGCTTCGTGCCGAACAAGTATCTGGAGTTCGTCGGCAAGCACGCCAGATGCCACCAAACGATCCCGTCCAGCGCCGGCGTCATCATGAACACGTCCCGCGCGCTAGAGGGTGAGTTCATCGACTTCGTGACCCAgctgctcggcgccgccggcaaGAAGGTCTTCTCGATCGGGCCGCTGAACCCGGTGGTGGACGCGAACGCGTCCGAGCAGGTAGCAAAGCGGCACGGGTGCCTTGACTGGCTCGACAAGCAGCCGGCCGCATCCGTGCTCTACGTGTCGTTCGGCTCGGTATCCTCGCTGCGCGGAGAGCAGATcgaggagctcgcggcggcgctgcgcgacAGCAAGCAGCGGTTCATCTGGGTTCTGCGCGACGCCGACCGCGGCAACGTGTTCGCGGACTCCGGCGAGAGCCGGCACGCCAAGTTCATGTCCGAGTTCACCAAGCAGACGGAGGGAACAGGGCTGCTGATCACCGACTGGGCGCCGCAGCTGGAGATCCTTGCCCACCCCGCCACGGCGGCGTTCCTGAGCCACTGCGGCTGGAACTCCACCATGGAGAGCATGAGCTACGGGAAGCCCATCCTGGCGTGGCCCATGCACTCGGACCAGGCGTGGGACGCCGAGCTGGTGTGCAAGTACCTCAAGACCGGCTTCCTGGTGAGGCCATGTGAGAAGCACGCCGAGGTGATTCCGGCGGCAGACATACGGGAGGTGATCGAGAAGATTTTAGTCTCCGAGGAAGGGCTCGCGGTGCGGCAGCGTGCAGTGGCGCTCGGCGAGGCTGTCCGCGCGTCCGTGGCTACGGGCGGGTCATCCCAAAAGGAACTCGAGGACTTCGTTGCTCACATCACAAGGTAA